Within Mycoplasmopsis verecunda, the genomic segment AAAAGAAAGGAACACCAATGAGCAAAAAAATAATTGACCTTTTTTCTGGTTGTGGCGGTTTAACCTATGGATTTTATAAAAATGGATTTGATATTGTAGAAAGTGTCGAACATTGAAAACCAGCACTTGATACTTATAATTTAAATTATCATAAAAACGAAATAGTTAAAGATATTACAGATCCTGAAGTTATCGATAATATTAAAAATAAATACCATAAAAAAATTGACATTGTTATCGGTGGTTTCCCTTGTCAAGGTTATTCAATGGCCGGTAGACGCGATCCCAATGATGAGAGAAATCAATTATATAAATATACAATTGATATTATTAAAAAAGTTGAACCTAAACTATTTGTTTTAGAAAATGTAAAAGGTATTCTTTCATTTAGAGAAAACGATGGTGTATTAGTAATAGATAAAATAATTTCAATGCTTAATGATATTGGATATTATTCTAAATATATACTTTTAGATGCATCGAATTTTGGTGTTCCACAAAAAAGAGAAAGAGTAATTTTCATCGGTTCTAGAAAAAGTCAGAAGAAAAAAGTTGATGATGTTATAGAAAGATTAAGTGAAACCAAATTACCTGTTGTGACCGTTAGAGATGCAATTGAAGATTTAGAGAATATTGAAGAAAATAAAGGATTTAATCACATTTTTTCTAAACATACACCTGAAATGATTGAAAAAATAAAACAAACACCAGAAGGTAAAAGTGTTATGAAGGGATATTCAGATGCTTTTAGAAAGCAATTTTATGATAAACCATCAACAACAGTAAAAGAAAATCACGGTGGAGTTCATGTGCACCCTACGAAACATAGAGTTATGACACCACGTGAATTAGCTAGATTACAATCTTTTCCAGATGATTTCATCTTTACATCAACGAAAACAAATATATTAAAGCAAATTGGCAATGCTGTTCCTCCTAAACTTTCAGAAGAAATTGTAAAAATAATAATGGAGATTTTTTATTAATGATAAATTGAAACGATTTAAATAAAAGTAAAAAATGCCTGGAAAGTGAAGTTGAAAATATATTTAAAGTATATGGATATGAAATCGAAATTAAAGCAGAAGATTTGAATTTATTAAAATCAGAAAATAGTTGTATTCGTTCTTCAACAGCAATTGGATATATAATAGAAGAATTTGTATATCAAAAACTCAAAAATATTATTAAATTTGATATTTCAAAGTCGATTCACCGTTCTGGTGTAAGTACACAAAATTCATCTTTTGACTTTATTTACTCAACAAAAACTTATGATGTTTTAGTGAATATCAAAACTGAAATAAATGGTAGTCATAATAATGCTGTTTCAGCTATAAAGAAGTTATATAGTGATTATAATAACTATTATAATAAAGGAAGAGATTTCTATTTTATTGTCTTAAAAATTAGATACGAAATTGATGACAAAGATAAGAAAAACAATATAGAAAAATTCTATGACAAAATCCATATAACATCCATATCTTCATATGCTTTAGAAGAAATAGATTTTTCTAGTGGTCATATGCAAGATTATAGAAATTGATCACGTGAATTCAAAAATGAATCAGGTAGATTAATTGTTACTAATAAATTTTATGAACAGCATAAATTAAACGATAATGATGAATTATCTAGTTTAAAAACATTAATATCTATTGAGAAAATGTTTAATTAAATAAATAAGGATTATATTTTATGAAAATAGTAGCAAATAATAAAAAAGCTTATCGTGATTATGAAATAATTGAAAAATATGAAGCCGGAATTGAACTTATGGGTTGAGAAGTTAAATCAGCTAGAGCTTCTAGCATTGATTTATCTAATGCTTATTGTTCAATTTATAAAGGCGAAATGTATCTTAAAGAAGCTTATTTCAAGCAATATATGCAAGTAAAATGTGATGAAACTCGTGAACGCAAATTATTACTTCATAAAAATGAAATTAGAAAAATAGGTTTTAAAGAAGATACACAAAGATTAACAATTATTCCACTGAAGATTTATTTCAATCATCAATCATGTGTTAAAGTAGAAATAGCTCTAGCTCGTGGACTTAAAAAATATGATAAGCGTGCTAAAATCATTAAGGAAGAAGTTAATAAAAAAATTGCTAAAACTCTACTATTTTAATAAAATATATCTAATGGGGATATAATGGTCTCGACATATTATGTTCTCTTATTATTGCAGTAGTTTGGTAGACTATAATACTTCTAGACTTTTTTAAACGGAAACGATAAAAAAGAAACAAGCGTTAACCCAATGGTTTTCGCTTACAACAATGCAAATCTAGCTTTCGCTTAATAGCAAACCTAGTGGCTTATAGAAATTCCTTGGTTCTATAAGTTGGTCTAAAGGATAGCATAAGTGTTGACAAACTTATGTGAAATTTGTCACACATTACAAAACTTTTTCGTTTGCTTTAGTTTTGTAATGTTACAAAAAGCAAAATAAACTGTAGATGTAATAAGTTGCGATGTAGTGTGGACAGGGGTTCGATTCCCCTTATCTCCACCATGCCCTTTTAGTTCTAGTGGTAAAACAGTTGACTCGTAACCAACCATCATGAGTTCGATTCTCATAAGGGGCACCATTATTTATTGTTATGCAATGCCAAAAAAAAGATAGCTATTATGCTATCTTTTTTCTTATTTATCTGATTTCTTCTTTAATCTTGCAGCTCCATATAGTCCAATTCCACCAAGGAATATTAAGGCACCTAGAATAGTTAAAGCAATTCAATATTTAAGGTTTGAAGCTTTTCCATCTTTGATATTTTGTTCACCGTTTAATTGTGCAATAGCTTTAGTTAAATTATTAGCTAAAGTAGTAATATCACTTGGAGATAATTCTTCCATTCCTTGTGTCATTTGTGTTTCGTCACTTGTTAATTGCATAACAAGATCTTTTTGATTGCTTAATGAAGCATATTTGAAATTATCTGTATTTTTTGCTTCATTTGCTTGATCCATTGCTTTAATTAATTCATCCATTGCATTATTTGTATTTGAAGCAACATCTAATATTGGTTGTAATTGGTCTAGAACTTTAGCATTATTAATTTGATCAATGAAGTTGGCTTTTTGTTGTGGAGTTAAGTATGATAAATTATTTACTGAAGCAATTGCTCTAGTTTTAGCATTTGCTAAAGCTTGAGCATTTCTTTCATCACCATTTAAAGCATTATTTGCTGTATCAATATTATTTGTTAATTTTGTAATATCGCTTGCTGATAATGAATTTAAATCTTTTAATGCATTTTGGCCAGCTGTAATGGCATTATTAAATTCATCTTGTAATTCTTTAGTTGCATCTAGATAGTTAGGTGTTTGAGAAACATTAGCAACAGAAGCTAATTTTTCTTTTAATCCTTTAATAGCTTTATCTAAATCACTTGCATTAGATACAACTTGTGCAATACTTGGTAAATCTTTTGCATCATTAACTTGTTGAATGTATTGTGCTTTTTGTTCAGGTGTTATATTTTGTAATGCATTAATTGTATCAATTGCATTAGCTTTAGCTTGTTGAATTTGATATCCATCTAATGATCTAATTTGGTTATTTAATGCTTCAGCTAAAGCATTTATTTCATCAACACTTTTGCCTGATAATCCATTTTTAACTAATGCTTGATCAGCTTGCAATAAATCATTTAAAGCTTGTTGTGATTGCGCAGTAGAATCTTTATATGTTTCACCTTTTTGAGCACCAAGAGCATTTGAAATTGCTTCATTTAAAGCATTATTAGCATCTGCATAATTATTTGCATGAGTTACAGCAGCAGCAATTTGTTCTAATGTTGTAGCATCATTTACTTCTTGATTTAGAAGTTGTTTTTGTGGTTCTGTTAATGCAGCATTATTTTTAATTGATTCTAAAGCTTTTGCTTTAGCATCAGCAAATTGTTTTGCATAATTATCATTTCCATTTAAATCACTATTTGCTTTTGTTAAAGCTTGTGCTAAAGCATTAACTTGTTGAGCATCTAATCCATTGTATTGGTCATTTACTGCATCATTTGCATTTGTTAATGCTGTATCAAAAGCAGTTTGCAAGTCTTTATCAGCAAATTGGTAATTAATGCTTTCTGGAGTATTTTTTACAGTTTCTAAAGCTTGTTTCAAGCTTCCTACTGCTGTATTTAAATCATTAGCTGAATTTAATGCTTGAGTAACATTTGCTACATCACTTGCTTCATTTACTTTAGCAATTGCAGCTTGTTTTTGAGAATCTGTTAAATTAGCTAATTTATTAATTTCTTCAAGAGCATTTGCTTTAGCATTATTTAAAATAGCTTGATTTACATTTGCTAATGCATCAGATAAAGCTTTATTTAACTCATTTAATTCTTCTGGAGTTTTAGTTGCATCATTTAATTTATTATCAGTATATAACGGTGTTACATTATTTAATGCTTGTGTAAGTTTATCTTTTAAATCTTGAGATAAATTAGCATAAGCCGGATCTTTTAATACTGCTTGAGCTCCTTGCATCGAATCATTTAATTGACTAGCTGAAGTATTTAATTGATCAGCTTGTGATTTTAAATCATTTAAATTATTTGGGGATAAAGTAAATTTATTTGCGATTGTAGCTATAACATCAGAGCTTAAGGCAGGATTTTGACTACCTTGAATAGTTTTAAATGAATCTTTTGTAGTATTAATTAAATCATTTTGGAATTTAACTTGGCTTAATAATTGAGTAGCTGAAATATTGTTACCTAAGTCATTTGATTCATTTTGTAATTTTTGCATTGCTTCAACTACACTTTGTTCCTTGTTATCACCTACATATGATTTTAATGTTTCATATGAGCTCTTATCAATGTTTCAAGCGTCAGAAACTTGTTGTGTTACTTCATTTAATAAATTATTTAAATCTTGAGCTAGATTTTGAATTTTAGCTGTAGCTTGTGGTTCTTGTGAGCTAATAACAAATTGCATTTTGTCTTTATCAATTGTTCCAACTGCTTTAACATCATCCATAAGTGCATTATATTTAGCAACTACATTTTGATAAATAGGACTAGATTTTTCAAGTTGTTGTATTTGCGTTAATTCATCACTTGTAACAATTGTTTTTTCTGTATTATTTTGATTTACAATGCTTTCTAATTCTTCATTAGTATTTCTATTATCATTATCTTTTAATAATGCTGTAGCAACATTATTTGACAATGTTTGTAATGATTTAATTTTAGCTTGTGTAGCTAGTAAAGCTTCTCTACTTTGTGCGGAATACACTTCTTCTTGTAAATTATCGCGTAATTCAGTAGTTGTAGGTAGAGCTTTTAAGTCTTTATTAGTTTCTAGAATTAAAGCTTTACCATCCAAATTATTATATGCATCTTGTAACTTATTAATTTGTTCTTTTATAGCATCAGCTGTTACAACTTGATCACTATTATCAAAGAATGCTTTAACTTGCTTATAAACTTCCATAAATGCATTTTGTGCTTCAGGAGTTGATACTGTGTAAGCTTCTTTAATTAATTCAGTAGTTGTTGATGTTTTACTATCCGCTGTGAAATCAAATCTGTTTAAATATTTTTGTAATAATTGTTCATTAGTTTCAATTGCATTTGCATTAGCTAAAGTATTTGAATATCCAGTAATAAATGTTTTACTATCTTGCGATGCAATAGGTTTAGCTAATTCTTGTCCTGTTTTAGCTACTAAAGGTTGAGATAATGTACTTGTTATTTTATTTGCTGTAGCAGTTTTATATTGATCAATAATTTTGTCAAATTCTTTAACTAATTCTTCTTTATTCATTGCACCTAATAGGGCGAAATCTCCCTCTGCACCTTGTGCTGTGTTTAATAAATTATCAACATTTTGTAAAAAGCTTGTTGTATCAATTCCATCACCTAAACCAGCTTTATTAAGTTCTTGAATTGAGTTTTTAGTATATTGTAATCAATCTGTATAACTAATAGCTTTAGCTTGAGCTAAAATGTTAGCTACATTTTCTACATTTTGTGTTCCATTTACTTCAGCTAATTGTGATTTTAATGTATTTAGTAATTCAACTGTTGCAGGAGTATTAGCTTCTTTAATGTAATCGTCAATACTATTTGAACCAATAGTTTTTAATTGATTGAATTCTTCATTATTCTTTTCATCTGAATAATTATTCATTAAATTAGCTAAATCACTCGCTTTAGCTAAAGATGCATTTTCAAAAGCATTATTAAATGTAGTATTAACTAATTTTTGTAACGCTTCTTGTTGTTGCGCTGAAACTGGAATATTTCCTTGTTGCACATTAGCAGCTATTTCAGAAGCAAATGTTACAGCATTATTTAATTGTGAAGCTGTTCTTACATAATTATTAAAGTCATTACCATTAGTAATTCCTTTAGCGGTTTCAACGATTTCAGATACAACATCAGCAGGTAAATTATTCATTTTTGCTAATGCACCAGTAAATTTATCTCTAATTGCATTATTTTCTGTAATTTCAGCATTAATATGTTGAATAAATGTTTCTGAGTTTAATGATTCATCATTTGGATCAGTAATAGAAGTTGAAGCAATTGTATTTTGAGCTGTTTGAATGTAGTTATTTAATCTTCCTACTAATTCTGTATTAACAGCTTGTGTAACTTGTTCTTGTGCTCAATTAACATCAGCTTGTAATTGTGCTTTCTTTAAAATTACACCTAATTTAGTTTGAGTATCAACATCATTTTTAATTTCATTAATTTGATTTTGGAATGATTGAATTTGTTCTTGAGTTAAAGCAGATGGTTTAGTAATGACTTTTAATTGCTTAATGGCTTCATTTTGTAATCCATTTAAATTAGCATAAGCTGTATCAAGATTGCTATTTATTTCAGTAACTTGTTGTGATGTAATATTTAAATCAGGAGCAATTGTAAAGTTTCCTGGTTGTTCATTATTATATGTAATACCTTTAGCTACTGGAGCTTCTTGATTAGTTGTATCAAGATATTTATTAAGTTTTTCTCATGTAGCTTTATAAGCTTCTTGAGTTTCTGTTGAGGCTGATGTATATGCGGTTGAACTCATTACAGAACTTAGTTTTTTGTATTGTTCTACTAAAGGAGTATAAATATCATTTAGAGCCACAGCTTTTAGGTAAACAGCATTAACATTATTATAGTTAGGTAAGCTTGCTCCATATGCTTTATCTGAAGCAACTGCTTCTTGTGGTAATGCTGAAAATGGACTATCAGCTAATTGTTGTTTGATATTATTGTAATTTTCTAAACCTTGTGCTTCTAATTGAGTAAATTGTGTTTCAATTCCAGGCCATTTTGTTCCAATTGAAGCTGTTCCATTACTTGATGGAACTTGTCCATTTCCGAATAAAAGAACCATAAGTCAATTGATTTTTCCTGTACCATTTGTTAATCTATAATCACCAAAATCTAGATTTTTAACATTTGATGTTTTTTCAATAAAGTCAATATATGATTGAATAATATTTTTTAATGTATTAATTTCATCTTGTGTTTTTAAGTTGTTATAGAAATTGCTTTGTGTATATTTCTCTTCGTTGAATCCGCCAAGTTCAGTATTGATTTTTTTGAAAATCTTTTTATAAGAGTTTGTACCATTAATAAATGCTTTTTGATTAGTTGGATCAAAATTATTTTGAGCAGTTGCTCCACCTACATTACCTTGAATACCAATTGCAGCTAATAAATATTCAACTACAGGTCCTGATGTTGTGTGATATATTGTATCAATCTCTGTGCTATCGGTTGAGTAATCACTATTGATATTTCATAGCAAGTTTATTACATCAGCATAACCACCCATTTTAGAAATAAAGAAATCCTTAAGTTCTAAAACTGCTTTTTGGAAATTAGATTCTGTGGCTTCTACAGTTGCTTCTGGTCAAAAGTTTGTTTCAAATGCTTTGTAAGCATGATAATACATTGTGTTTTTATTATTTTCATCTGTATTATGTTGTCCTCATGGGCCAGGTGCATACATGTTTTGTGCCCCACTTTTATCTGTAGCATTTAAATAGTATTTTGGATCACCTAATGAATTAACTCAAAGAGCATTATACCATTTAACCATTAAGTTATAAGTATCAGTTATTTCTTTGTGTAAATCATTTAAAGCTGATTGTTGTTCTTTTACAGCCTGTAATTTTTCCTTAAACTTATTTATTTGATCATTTCTTAATCCACCAATACCATATTGGAATGTGTATTGTTGAATTAAATCATTTATATTTTGTTCAGTGTAATTTACAGCAGATACATTCTGATCTGTATTATTAGCTTCAACTTCAGGGCTAGCTGATAAAACAGTTAATGATGCAGTTGCGGCTCCTAGAGTGCTAGCTAATGGAATTATTATTTTCTTTTTCATCTTTTCCTTTCAATGAATTTATATAAATATTTTATATTTATATTTATTTAACATAAGAAATTTAACATATCATAACACAAAAACTAAAAATTCAAAAAGTCATTATTTATCTAGTTTTTGGCTTTAAAAATTCCTTTTTACTGCTTTTATTTATATTATTGCAAATTTCAACTAATAATGAGTTATATTAAAGCTTCCATTAATATACAAAAGCCTAGAATTTAAGTATTCTAGGCAAATTATTTTTATTTATTTTAGGCTTCCTTAGATTCTGTAGCTTTTTCGAATTTGATTGTTAATGTATGTACTTCATTAGTTGAAACTTCTTTATATTCAATTGTTAATGTTCTATTTTCATTATCAATTGAACCTTTTCATTTTATTGTGCTACCATCTTTTTTGATTGTAGGAGAAATATTCTTATCTATTTCAACATCGTCTCTTAATTTAAAAATTTTATTATTATTTCCAGTTCTACCTGATGAAACACCTATTCAATTACCATTTTTATATAGTTGGAAGAATCCTTTTGATAATTTTTTAGCTTTAGCTTTAGCTGTCTCTGATATTTGATCGAATTTTTCAGCTGAATTATCCATACCGCCAGCTTCAAATGGAGAATTAGCTAATTGTTCTTCTAATGATGGAATAGCTTCAGGTTTAGTATGTTCATCAGTTGTAGTTTTTTCTTCATTACCACCTGATGGGGCTGTTGGTTGTCCAGTATTTGATGTTGTAATTGGTTGAGATGGTTCTTTATTTTCTGAAGGGTCAGATGATGCTTCTACACTTGGATTATTTGTTGGTTCAGTTACTGGTTGTTTTTCTGTATTACCAGGATTGTCCATTCCACCTACAACCGGTTTAGATTCTTCTTTATCTGATGTATCACCTGTTGTTGTAGTTGTTTCGCCTGCTTTCAACTCTTTTTCATCTGGAGTAGTTGCAGGTGCTGATGTACCTTGATCAGTTTTTTCAGGTTGAGTAACAACCTCATTATCTGAATTACTGTCTGCTGGTTTTGTATCTGATGGTTTTGATACAGTTGAACCACCATTAGTTTCAGTTTCTTTAGAATCTGTTGTTGAACTTGTTACTTCTGAATCCTTCTTATTGTTTTCTTCTGGAGTACTTACTGCTGGTTGAGAAGTGGTTTCGCTTTCTGATTCTTTTCCTTCAGCTGGAGTAGCTGGTTGGTCTGCTGGTTGATCCGCAGAAGGAATTTCTTCAGTAGGTTTAGATTCTGGAGCAGGAGTAGAAACTGATGGTTTTTCTTCAGAAACTTCTACTTTTTTAGTTCCATATTTTTCTACTGCTTGAGGGATTAAAACTTTAATTAATCCTGCAATATCATAATTAATCTTAGCTAGAGCGTCTCTAATATCACCTGTTAAATCTTCTAAGAATGGATTGCTAATTGTTCCATCTGGATTAGTTACTTTAGTTGAATGTACGGAAGAGTTTTCTTCATTAGCATATTTATTTAATAATCATAAATGTTCAGCATTTAGATCTCTAACACCTTCTATATTAGCTGCATATTTATCAATTAATCTGCTTAGTAATTTTTCAGCAGGATCAACTAAATTAGCTTTCTTAAGTTCTTCTCTTGCTTCTTTAATTAAGTTTTTACTAAATTCAAATTCTTTATTAATTTTATTTAATGCAACAACATCATCAAGTTTTTCAAAGTAAGCTTTTAATCTATCAAAAATTTGTGTAATTTCATTTTGACTAGGATTACTTAATTTTGAAATTTTGTTTAATGCTTGAGATATTTTTTCTTTTGCTGTTTTTTCATTATATGCTGAATTTTTTGCATATGTATCTTTTGATTTATTAAATTCTTTAACAATGTCTTGAAGTTCAATGTTTCTTTGAGCCATGTAGTTGTCTAAAGTAACTAATTCATTGTATTTGTTAAATGCATTTAATAAAGTAGCTGGATTTAATTCAGCTTTTAATTCTGTTACTTTAGCATCAATAGCTGTAAAGTCAAATCCATTTGTATCTAATCCATTTTCTTTTGCTAATGTTTTGAATGCATTGATTTTTACTTCTAAAGGTTTTAATAACTCAGTTGATTTCTTAGCAAAATCTTTAATGATATAATCATGTCTTTTTGTAATTCTAGTATCTAAATCAGCTAATTTCTTAGCTACTTTAGTAACGTCATCAACGTTTTTAGCATTGATTTCATATTCTGGTGTACTCATTGTAGGTACAACATCTTTTAATTCATCAATTGCTTTCTTTCAAGTTTGATTATATGATTTATCAATTGGGTAAAGTTTTTCAAATTCAGCAACTTTAGCTTCATCTAAAGTCATTACTTTTCCAAATTCTTGATATAAGTTATTAACATTTTCTCATTGTTTAGTAAAATCAGCTTTAGCTTTTGAAGCTTCATTAATTTTAGCTTGAGTTATTCCATTAGGGTATTGAGACATCTTATCTAAAATGCTTTGAAGTTTTTCAATACCTTTATTTACAATATCCATAACCATATTTTGTGGTGTGTATTGTGTTCTATCTTCTAATGAACCCAATCTTAATGTGGCAACTTTGTCTACTAAACCATCTTGAGCAGCTTTAGCTTGTGCTACATAATTATTAATAATATCATTTAAGACTTTTGTTAATTCTTTAGATAATTTAGCATCTTTAATAGCTTTTAAAGCATCTTTTTGCATTTTAGCTAATTGTGCTACTACATCATCATATTTAGCTAATACTTTTTGAGCTTTAAGTTTTTGTTGTCTTTGGTAAGCTCCGGCAACATAGTTTTCAAAGTCTTTTACTTTAGCTTCGAATTCTTTCATTTCCTTAACATATTCACTCAAGTCATATAAGTTTTGTACACCTGGTGTAATGTATGGACTTTCAGGGTTAAGAGCTTTTAGCACTAAAGCTTCTACTACTTTAAATTTATCTTCAACACCTTGATATTGTTGTTCGTATACTTTTAATACATTATTTAAAATAGCCTTAGTTGATTCATTAAGAACTTTTGGTTCTGGTCTATCTTCAGGATTTTCATTTTCTTTTTCTTCAACTTTACCGAAGTTTTCAATAGCTTCTTTTGCTTTAGCTAATAATTCTTTAAATTTAAGATCATCATATGATTTCTTAATTACTTCGTATGTTTCTTTTGCATGTGCTTTTTGTTCAACAATACGTTTTGTTTCAGCCTCAATTTTATCTTGCTTGATATATTTATCAATAATAGTTGGGAATTGTTTTAACGATTCCGCTAATGTAGCTAATTTTTCTGTTGCTTCAGTAATGTATTTTAAGCTATCTTTAGAAGGTGCTAATGTTGGATTTTGTTCGCTTAAAGCTTTTGAAACTGAACCTAAAATTTCCGCAATACTGCTTTCAATACTGCTTAATCTGTTACTAAATGAAGTTGGAATTTCATCTGAGACAAATTGGTTGAGTACAGTTCCATATTTCGAATCAGCAAATTGTGTTTCAGCCACTTTAGTTTTAGCAGCTTCAAGTAATGCTTTAGTTTCAGCTAATGCTGTGTTGTATGCATTTAGTGTAACTTTAGCATCTTCTTTTTCTAAGAATGCTTGTAAGTAACCTAATTGAGATTTAACCTTATTATTAAATTCATTTAAGAATTCAGCTGAGTTAAATCCTTCTTTTGAAGCCACTGTATATTTGTCTTTTTGTAAAGCTTCTAATTGAGTATATTGTTCTTCAAATTGAGCTATTCTTTCAGCATTAGGATATTTAGCTTTAGCTTGCTCGATTTGTTCTTTTAATTCTTTTAGTGATTCAGAATTTATTTTATTGTATTTGTTTGCAACTGATTCTTTAAATTTATTTACTGTGTTTATATTTGCTTCTAGTAATAATTGTTGTAATTTAGAAACTTCATCTTTAACTTTAGAAGAGTCTAAACGAGAAATGGTTTTATTTTCTTTACCTTGTGTTATTAATGTGCTATTAGTTGAAGCATCTTGTTTAAATTGATTTAATCTATCTAATTCCTTTTGTAATTCTTTTTCAATTTGTGATTTTACAGCTAAAAATTCACTTAAATCAAGTGATAGTTTTTGATCTTCTTTAACATTGTTTGCTTCAGTAATTAATGGTTCATATCCTGTTTTTGCTTCTTTGATTAAAGCTTCTAATTGAGCTAGTAATCTATCTACTTCATTAATGTTTTGTAATGTAGGTA encodes:
- a CDS encoding UpaP162 family type II restriction enzyme, giving the protein MINWNDLNKSKKCLESEVENIFKVYGYEIEIKAEDLNLLKSENSCIRSSTAIGYIIEEFVYQKLKNIIKFDISKSIHRSGVSTQNSSFDFIYSTKTYDVLVNIKTEINGSHNNAVSAIKKLYSDYNNYYNKGRDFYFIVLKIRYEIDDKDKKNNIEKFYDKIHITSISSYALEEIDFSSGHMQDYRNWSREFKNESGRLIVTNKFYEQHKLNDNDELSSLKTLISIEKMFN
- a CDS encoding GA module-containing protein, with amino-acid sequence MKKKIIIPLASTLGAATASLTVLSASPEVEANNTDQNVSAVNYTEQNINDLIQQYTFQYGIGGLRNDQINKFKEKLQAVKEQQSALNDLHKEITDTYNLMVKWYNALWVNSLGDPKYYLNATDKSGAQNMYAPGPWGQHNTDENNKNTMYYHAYKAFETNFWPEATVEATESNFQKAVLELKDFFISKMGGYADVINLLWNINSDYSTDSTEIDTIYHTTSGPVVEYLLAAIGIQGNVGGATAQNNFDPTNQKAFINGTNSYKKIFKKINTELGGFNEEKYTQSNFYNNLKTQDEINTLKNIIQSYIDFIEKTSNVKNLDFGDYRLTNGTGKINWLMVLLFGNGQVPSSNGTASIGTKWPGIETQFTQLEAQGLENYNNIKQQLADSPFSALPQEAVASDKAYGASLPNYNNVNAVYLKAVALNDIYTPLVEQYKKLSSVMSSTAYTSASTETQEAYKATWEKLNKYLDTTNQEAPVAKGITYNNEQPGNFTIAPDLNITSQQVTEINSNLDTAYANLNGLQNEAIKQLKVITKPSALTQEQIQSFQNQINEIKNDVDTQTKLGVILKKAQLQADVNWAQEQVTQAVNTELVGRLNNYIQTAQNTIASTSITDPNDESLNSETFIQHINAEITENNAIRDKFTGALAKMNNLPADVVSEIVETAKGITNGNDFNNYVRTASQLNNAVTFASEIAANVQQGNIPVSAQQQEALQKLVNTTFNNAFENASLAKASDLANLMNNYSDEKNNEEFNQLKTIGSNSIDDYIKEANTPATVELLNTLKSQLAEVNGTQNVENVANILAQAKAISYTDWLQYTKNSIQELNKAGLGDGIDTTSFLQNVDNLLNTAQGAEGDFALLGAMNKEELVKEFDKIIDQYKTATANKITSTLSQPLVAKTGQELAKPIASQDSKTFITGYSNTLANANAIETNEQLLQKYLNRFDFTADSKTSTTTELIKEAYTVSTPEAQNAFMEVYKQVKAFFDNSDQVVTADAIKEQINKLQDAYNNLDGKALILETNKDLKALPTTTELRDNLQEEVYSAQSREALLATQAKIKSLQTLSNNVATALLKDNDNRNTNEELESIVNQNNTEKTIVTSDELTQIQQLEKSSPIYQNVVAKYNALMDDVKAVGTIDKDKMQFVISSQEPQATAKIQNLAQDLNNLLNEVTQQVSDAWNIDKSSYETLKSYVGDNKEQSVVEAMQKLQNESNDLGNNISATQLLSQVKFQNDLINTTKDSFKTIQGSQNPALSSDVIATIANKFTLSPNNLNDLKSQADQLNTSASQLNDSMQGAQAVLKDPAYANLSQDLKDKLTQALNNVTPLYTDNKLNDATKTPEELNELNKALSDALANVNQAILNNAKANALEEINKLANLTDSQKQAAIAKVNEASDVANVTQALNSANDLNTAVGSLKQALETVKNTPESINYQFADKDLQTAFDTALTNANDAVNDQYNGLDAQQVNALAQALTKANSDLNGNDNYAKQFADAKAKALESIKNNAALTEPQKQLLNQEVNDATTLEQIAAAVTHANNYADANNALNEAISNALGAQKGETYKDSTAQSQQALNDLLQADQALVKNGLSGKSVDEINALAEALNNQIRSLDGYQIQQAKANAIDTINALQNITPEQKAQYIQQVNDAKDLPSIAQVVSNASDLDKAIKGLKEKLASVANVSQTPNYLDATKELQDEFNNAITAGQNALKDLNSLSASDITKLTNNIDTANNALNGDERNAQALANAKTRAIASVNNLSYLTPQQKANFIDQINNAKVLDQLQPILDVASNTNNAMDELIKAMDQANEAKNTDNFKYASLSNQKDLVMQLTSDETQMTQGMEELSPSDITTLANNLTKAIAQLNGEQNIKDGKASNLKYWIALTILGALIFLGGIGLYGAARLKKKSDK
- the smpB gene encoding SsrA-binding protein, yielding MKIVANNKKAYRDYEIIEKYEAGIELMGWEVKSARASSIDLSNAYCSIYKGEMYLKEAYFKQYMQVKCDETRERKLLLHKNEIRKIGFKEDTQRLTIIPLKIYFNHQSCVKVEIALARGLKKYDKRAKIIKEEVNKKIAKTLLF
- a CDS encoding DNA cytosine methyltransferase gives rise to the protein MSKKIIDLFSGCGGLTYGFYKNGFDIVESVEHWKPALDTYNLNYHKNEIVKDITDPEVIDNIKNKYHKKIDIVIGGFPCQGYSMAGRRDPNDERNQLYKYTIDIIKKVEPKLFVLENVKGILSFRENDGVLVIDKIISMLNDIGYYSKYILLDASNFGVPQKRERVIFIGSRKSQKKKVDDVIERLSETKLPVVTVRDAIEDLENIEENKGFNHIFSKHTPEMIEKIKQTPEGKSVMKGYSDAFRKQFYDKPSTTVKENHGGVHVHPTKHRVMTPRELARLQSFPDDFIFTSTKTNILKQIGNAVPPKLSEEIVKIIMEIFY